A single genomic interval of Stenotrophomonas sp. ZAC14D1_NAIMI4_1 harbors:
- a CDS encoding class I SAM-dependent methyltransferase → MIAASSLRGCRLLLASALLVAVPAFAAPATVAPAKIQVTPAIDAAVKASTRDPANVKRDNYRHPAQSLAFFKVSPEKTVIEITPGNGWYSEILAPLLRDKGHYIAAVVDPSAVPEGRGRDYQQRSRDGLEKKFAGAPAQFDKATVVGYDPAKPVFGPANSADVVLTFRNVHNWRKAGQAQGMFQGFFNVLKPGGVLGVVEHRAKADVADDDDTGYVGQQQVIAMAEAAGFTLDARTEVNANPRDTKDHPNGVWTLPPTNQHDKADDAKYQAIGESDRMTLRFVKP, encoded by the coding sequence ATGATCGCTGCTTCGTCCCTGCGTGGTTGCCGCCTGCTGCTTGCCTCGGCCCTGCTTGTTGCTGTCCCCGCATTCGCTGCCCCGGCCACGGTGGCACCGGCGAAGATCCAGGTCACGCCGGCCATCGACGCGGCGGTGAAGGCGTCCACCCGCGACCCGGCCAACGTCAAGCGCGACAACTACCGCCATCCGGCGCAGTCGCTGGCCTTCTTCAAGGTCTCGCCGGAAAAGACCGTCATCGAGATCACGCCCGGCAACGGCTGGTATTCGGAAATCCTGGCGCCGCTGCTGCGTGACAAGGGCCATTACATCGCTGCCGTGGTCGATCCGTCCGCCGTGCCCGAAGGCCGTGGCCGTGATTACCAGCAGCGCAGCCGCGATGGCCTGGAAAAGAAGTTCGCCGGTGCACCGGCCCAGTTCGACAAAGCCACCGTGGTGGGCTACGACCCGGCCAAGCCGGTGTTCGGCCCAGCCAATTCAGCCGATGTGGTGCTGACCTTCCGCAACGTGCACAACTGGCGCAAGGCCGGCCAGGCCCAGGGCATGTTCCAGGGGTTCTTCAACGTGCTCAAGCCGGGCGGCGTGCTGGGCGTGGTCGAACACCGCGCCAAGGCCGACGTCGCCGACGACGATGACACCGGCTATGTCGGCCAGCAGCAGGTCATCGCCATGGCCGAGGCCGCCGGCTTCACGCTGGACGCGCGCACCGAGGTCAATGCCAACCCGCGTGATACCAAGGATCACCCGAACGGCGTGTGGACCCTGCCGCCGACCAACCAGCATGACAAGGCCGACGATGCGAAGTACCAGGCCATCGGCGAAAGCGACCGCATGACCCTGCGTTTCGTGAAGCCGTAA
- a CDS encoding aldo/keto reductase: protein MTATRELGRSGLHVRPLAFGGNVFGWSADEKASFALLDAFVDAGFNLVDTADVYSAWVPGNQGGESETLIGKWFARSGKRDKVVLATKVAKWAERPGLTPDNINAAVEDSLRRLQTDVIDLYQAHEDDESTPLEATLAAFGRLIEAGKVRAIGASNYSATRLADALKVSTDYKLPRYETLQPEYNLYDRAGYEKELEPLVQREQIGVIGYYALASGFLSGKYRTADDAAKSPARGETVVKRYLNPRGLRILQALDDVASKHSASAAQIALAWQIARPSITAPIVSATSVEQLHDLLAAANVGLSVQDIAQLDAASVEG, encoded by the coding sequence ATGACGGCAACCCGCGAACTGGGCCGTTCCGGCCTGCATGTACGTCCGCTCGCCTTCGGTGGCAACGTGTTTGGCTGGAGCGCCGATGAGAAGGCCAGCTTCGCCCTGCTCGATGCCTTCGTCGATGCCGGCTTCAACCTGGTCGACACCGCCGATGTCTATTCGGCCTGGGTGCCGGGCAACCAGGGTGGCGAATCGGAAACGCTGATCGGCAAGTGGTTCGCCCGCAGCGGCAAGCGTGACAAGGTCGTGCTCGCCACCAAGGTGGCCAAGTGGGCCGAACGCCCCGGGCTGACGCCGGACAACATCAATGCTGCGGTGGAAGATTCGCTGCGTCGCCTGCAGACCGACGTCATCGATCTGTACCAGGCCCACGAGGACGATGAATCGACGCCGCTGGAAGCAACGTTGGCCGCGTTCGGGCGCCTGATCGAAGCGGGCAAGGTACGCGCCATCGGTGCGTCCAACTACAGCGCCACGCGCCTGGCCGATGCGCTGAAGGTGTCCACCGATTACAAGCTGCCGCGCTATGAAACGCTGCAGCCGGAGTACAACCTGTACGACCGCGCCGGTTACGAGAAGGAACTGGAACCGCTGGTGCAGCGCGAGCAGATCGGCGTGATCGGTTACTACGCACTGGCCAGCGGTTTCCTCAGCGGCAAGTACCGCACCGCGGACGATGCTGCCAAGAGTCCGGCGCGCGGCGAGACGGTGGTCAAGCGCTATCTGAATCCGCGCGGCCTGCGCATCCTGCAGGCGCTGGATGACGTGGCCAGCAAGCACAGCGCCAGTGCCGCACAGATTGCACTGGCGTGGCAGATCGCACGGCCGTCGATCACCGCGCCGATCGTCAGCGCCACCAGCGTCGAACAGCTGCATGACCTGCTCGCGGCCGCCAATGTCGGCCTGAGCGTGCAGGACATCGCACAGCTGGATGCCGCCAGCGTTGAAGGCTGA
- a CDS encoding RtcB family protein has translation MDIQHNYQWLHAEGSTPIKGWVDGVPLEAEAHAQLRNIAAIPFVGPWVAVMPDVHLGKGATVGSVIPTRGAIIPAAVGVDIGCGMAAVRTTLRANDLPDDLRQLRSGIERSVPVGNGRSGEHQRLPDSIGTRLVQSGLAAGLEQIKEKHRRIRTDKLDCQLGTLGGGNHFIELCLDETDAVWVMLHSGSRGTGNLIGTYFIEQARRELERRVLGFHLPDKDLAFFMEGEPLFDDYVQAVSWAQDYARQNREAMMARVLAEMRQRLPKFKLAAMAVNCHHNYVQKETHAGQELLVTRKGAVSARAGELGIIPGSMGTRSYIVRGKGSTDSFHSCSHGAGRVMSRGAARQQITLAQHREATAHVECRKDSGVLDESPAAYKSIDDVMAAQRDLVEVVHTLRQVLCVKG, from the coding sequence ATGGACATTCAACACAACTATCAATGGCTGCATGCCGAAGGCAGTACGCCGATCAAGGGCTGGGTGGACGGCGTTCCGCTGGAGGCCGAAGCCCACGCGCAGCTGCGCAACATCGCAGCGATCCCGTTCGTCGGGCCCTGGGTGGCGGTCATGCCCGACGTGCACCTGGGCAAGGGCGCGACCGTCGGCTCGGTGATCCCCACGCGGGGCGCGATCATTCCCGCGGCCGTGGGCGTGGACATCGGCTGTGGCATGGCCGCGGTGCGAACCACGCTGCGTGCCAACGACCTGCCCGATGACCTGCGCCAGCTGCGCAGCGGCATCGAGCGCAGCGTGCCGGTGGGCAACGGCCGCAGCGGGGAGCACCAGCGGCTGCCTGACAGCATCGGCACGCGGCTGGTGCAGTCCGGCCTGGCCGCGGGCCTGGAGCAGATCAAGGAAAAGCACCGGCGGATCCGCACCGACAAGCTGGACTGCCAGCTGGGCACGCTGGGCGGCGGCAACCACTTCATCGAACTGTGCCTGGACGAGACCGATGCGGTGTGGGTGATGCTGCACAGCGGTTCGCGCGGCACCGGCAACCTGATCGGGACCTACTTCATCGAACAGGCGCGGCGCGAACTGGAACGCCGCGTGCTCGGCTTCCATCTGCCGGACAAGGACCTGGCGTTCTTCATGGAGGGCGAGCCGCTGTTTGATGATTACGTGCAGGCGGTGTCATGGGCGCAGGACTACGCACGGCAGAACCGCGAGGCGATGATGGCGCGGGTGCTGGCCGAGATGCGCCAGCGCCTGCCGAAGTTCAAGCTGGCCGCGATGGCGGTGAACTGCCACCACAACTACGTGCAGAAGGAAACGCATGCAGGGCAGGAACTGCTGGTGACGCGCAAGGGTGCGGTCAGCGCGCGCGCAGGCGAGCTGGGCATCATTCCCGGCAGCATGGGCACGCGCAGCTACATCGTGCGCGGCAAGGGCAGCACCGACAGCTTCCACAGCTGCAGCCACGGCGCCGGCCGGGTGATGAGCCGTGGCGCGGCGCGGCAGCAGATCACCCTGGCGCAGCACCGCGAGGCCACCGCGCACGTGGAATGCCGCAAGGACAGCGGCGTGCTGGATGAATCACCGGCGGCGTACAAGTCGATCGATGATGTGATGGCCGCGCAGCGCGACCTGGTGGAGGTGGTGCACACGCTGCGCCAGGTGCTGTGCGTGAAGGGCTGA
- a CDS encoding NAD(P)/FAD-dependent oxidoreductase, translated as MNPDVLIVGGSYAGIAAGLILARARRPVTIIDSGLPRNRAASHSHGVLGQDGISGAELLKNARQQLLDYPTVRWLQGEVVHAQANADGVDVRTADGQVLAARKLLLATGIADQLPDLPGLAERWGSTVLHCPYCHGYEVGGGAIGLLGGHPMSAAKAPLFAEWGNVTFFSQGLPISDEEQAAMQQRGVQVETLPVVGVQGEQPTWLEVELADGRRIAQRALFVPAMQQMATPLVQQLGCTLVESPMGVLVEVDMMKQTSVPNVYAAGDATTVGNITLAMAEGVRAGIGVHHALVAEDSVPR; from the coding sequence ATGAATCCTGATGTCCTCATCGTCGGCGGCAGCTATGCCGGCATCGCCGCCGGCCTGATCCTGGCCCGTGCGCGCCGCCCGGTCACCATCATCGACAGCGGCCTGCCGCGCAATCGTGCCGCCAGCCATTCGCACGGCGTGCTGGGGCAGGACGGCATCAGCGGCGCCGAGCTGCTGAAGAACGCGCGCCAGCAGCTGCTCGACTACCCCACCGTGCGCTGGCTGCAGGGCGAGGTGGTGCACGCGCAGGCCAACGCCGACGGCGTGGACGTGCGCACTGCCGATGGCCAGGTGCTGGCCGCCCGCAAGCTGCTGCTGGCCACCGGCATTGCTGACCAGTTGCCCGATCTGCCGGGCCTGGCCGAACGCTGGGGCAGCACCGTGCTGCATTGCCCGTACTGCCATGGCTATGAAGTCGGCGGCGGTGCCATTGGCCTGCTTGGCGGTCACCCGATGTCGGCCGCGAAGGCGCCGCTGTTCGCCGAGTGGGGCAATGTCACCTTCTTCAGTCAGGGCCTGCCCATCAGCGATGAAGAGCAGGCCGCCATGCAGCAGCGCGGCGTGCAGGTTGAAACCCTCCCGGTGGTGGGCGTGCAGGGCGAGCAGCCGACCTGGCTGGAAGTGGAACTGGCCGACGGCCGCCGCATCGCCCAGCGCGCCCTGTTCGTGCCGGCGATGCAGCAGATGGCCACGCCGCTGGTGCAGCAGCTCGGCTGCACCCTGGTGGAAAGCCCGATGGGCGTGCTGGTGGAGGTCGACATGATGAAGCAGACCTCGGTGCCGAACGTGTATGCCGCCGGTGATGCGACCACGGTCGGCAACATCACCCTGGCAATGGCCGAAGGCGTGCGTGCAGGCATCGGCGTGCACCACGCGCTGGTGGCCGAGGACAGCGTGCCGCGCTGA